The following coding sequences lie in one Arachis ipaensis cultivar K30076 chromosome B03, Araip1.1, whole genome shotgun sequence genomic window:
- the LOC107630177 gene encoding LOW QUALITY PROTEIN: uncharacterized protein LOC107630177 (The sequence of the model RefSeq protein was modified relative to this genomic sequence to represent the inferred CDS: inserted 2 bases in 1 codon), which produces MEIEGSQAVVANKVWNIVRVLFFMLRKGIAKSKLVMEFHSILKRGKLAGKASHHXDYEFSCSNSPAVKVNRLRSTIKRTKHHSKYDDVSTLTAVQKVLDMLNNTDQNKVDASPLVTLSGFGKSPIGKQLRVTDSPFPLKDEEGDNGQVDMAAEEFIRRFYKELNMQKKLALESPNYHNYYST; this is translated from the exons ATGGAAATAGAGGGAAGCCAAGCGGTGGTGGCAAACAAGGTATGGAACATAGTAAGAGTATTATTCTTCATGTTGAGAAAGGGAATAGCGAAGAGCAAACTGGTCATGGAGTTCCATTCCATTCTGAAACGAGGCAAACTCGCCGGTAAGGCTTCTCACCA CGATTACGAGTTCAGCTGCAGCAACAGCCCCGCCGTCAAAGTCAACCGTTTACGCTCCACCATCAAACGCACCAAACACCACTCCAAATACGACGACGTTTCAACCCTCACCGCCGTTCAGAAAGTCCTTGACATGTTGAATAACACTGATCAAAACAAGGTTGACGCTTCGCCTCTCGTCACATTGTCAGGGTTCGGTAAGAGCCCTATTGGGAAACAGTTGAGGGTTACCGATTCACCCTTCCCTCTCAAGGACGAAGAAGGTGATAACGGCCAAGTTGACATGGCTGCCGAGGAATTCATCAGGAGGTTTTACAAGGAACTCAACATGCAGAAAAAACTCGCTCTTGAGTCTCCTAATTACCATAACTACTACTCTACTTGA